One window of Biomphalaria glabrata chromosome 6, xgBioGlab47.1, whole genome shotgun sequence genomic DNA carries:
- the LOC106064000 gene encoding uncharacterized protein LOC106064000, producing the protein MLTKTLQSLALGFLVLIQASSTSGRVVTRLVNDINGAVTKCQGDKSCFPDMNSNSSWILAFRGTAAIGKPVYPAYVDGTGLPKRIQKGCMQVGQNLPCSNHFRNNTVLDNWKNISEVALVIYKNSTPVHHVIFNGSSSTYMTWMDKNKIESTSWVDIYNNSANYFGIFGHQENAMRRTFFMNHNYGTCPNDQGWFVAVDNILGDCMWEQTPKFPMFKYSTGNIMINWNEAKTDHAEYFAVFVKYNKST; encoded by the exons ATGTTGACTAAGACATTACAGTCGCTTGCGTTGGGGTTTTTAG TTTTGATTCAAGCAAGTAGCACGTCTGGACGGGTAGTTACAAGACTGGTCAATGACATCAACGGAGCTGTAACAAAATGTCAG GGGGATAAAAGCTGCTTCCCTGATATGAATAGCAACTCCTCGTGGATTCTGGCATTTCGAGGTACAGCAGCCATTGGGAAACCTGTCTACCCCGCGTACGTGGATGGAACTGGATTACCGAAGAGAATTCAGAAAGGATGTATGcag GTTGGGCAGAACTTGCCATGTTCCAATCACTTCAGAAACAACACAGTCTTAGACAACTGGAAAAATATATCTGAAGTAGCTCTGGTCATATACAAAAACAGCACTCCAGTGCATCACGTGATATTTAACGGATCAAGCTCGACCTACATGACCTGGATGGATAAGAATAAGATCGAGAGCACCAGCtgggtagacatatataacaaTTCTGCCAACTATTTCGGCATATTCGGGCATCAAGAAAATGCAATGCGGAGAACTTTTTTTATGAACCATAATTACGGGACATGCCCTAACGACCAGGGCTGGTTTGTTGCCGTTGACAACATACTTGGCGACTGTATGTGGGAGCAGACGCCCAAATTTCCAATGTTCAAATACTCAACTGGTAATATTATGATAAACTGGAACGAGGCTAAGACAGACCATGCTGAATATTTTGCCGTGTTTGTCAAATATAACAAATCAACATAG